A DNA window from Chiloscyllium plagiosum isolate BGI_BamShark_2017 chromosome 9, ASM401019v2, whole genome shotgun sequence contains the following coding sequences:
- the LOC122552572 gene encoding V-set domain-containing T-cell activation inhibitor 1-like, translating into MSRLFVLLVALIIKLAAAQGFSDGGLKIKCVENQITVKFGEDLVIPCCLHFVNEPSAIAFTWMKMETMGIIYNYTMSHSSLEEQEPSYQDRVDVFGNEIPKGNVSLRLRNVTISDSGTYKLSVATQSQSTETMVAVGVRAVGAQPVIHSYISDQGYSKLVCESSGWFPAPTVIWENGLGVQLTQYAHTETINGTGGILHMRSTIGLDHGPISNYTCTMIDQHLNEAVSFVFVVLIAGSPWNIVVGTAGTIVFSVILAVSVYWSW; encoded by the exons ATGAGTCGTCTCTTTGTTTTACTCGTTGCTTTAATCATAAAGCTGGCAGCTGCTCAGGGCTTTTCAGATG GTGGTTTGAAGATTAAATGTGTGGAGAATCAAATCACTGTCAAATTTGGAGAAGACCTTGTTATCCCCTGCTGCCTTCATTTTGTGAATGAACCCAGTGCCATTGCTTTCACTTGGATGAAGATGGAAACTATGGGAATTATCTACAATTACACAATGAGCCACAGCAGCCTGGAGGAGCAAGAACCCAGCTACCAAGACAGAGTTGATGTCTTTGGCAACGAGATTCCGAAAGGGAATGTGTCCCTGAGATTGAGGaatgtgacaatctctgactctGGTACCTACAAGCTCTCAGTTGCTACCCAATCCCAAAGTACTGAGACGATGGTTGCCGTGGGAGTAAGAG CTGTAGGTGCACAGCCGGTCATCCACTCATATATTTCTGATCAGGGCTACTCCAAACTGGTGTGCGAGTCATCCGGATGGTTCCCAGCGCCGACTGTGATCTGGGAGAATGGCCTGGGGGTACAGCTCACACAGTACGCGCACACAGAGACAATCAATGGCACCGGTGGGATCCTCCACATGAGGAGCACGATTGGACTAGACCATGGGCCGATCAGCAATTACACCTGCACCATGATTGACCAGCACCTGAATGAGGCCGTCTCGTTTGTGTTTGTTGTTCTGA TTGCAGGATCGCCTTGGAATATCGTGGTTGGCACGGCTGGGACCATTGTTTTCTCTGTGATTTTGGCTGTTTCTGTTTACTGGAGTTGGTAG